The Rhodoferax ferrireducens T118 DNA segment AAAATGGTGGCCGAAAAGTCCTTGATGATGACTTTGTCGCCGAAGGACAGGCTGGCCTGCGTCAACTCGGCCACCAGCTTGCCACTCAAGCCACCGGACGCCACGTCCATTTTGACCTTGCCGACGGCTTCGCGGTGCGCCTTGCGGCTGGCACGCAGGTTTTCCAGGCGCACGATGCGGCTCTCGCTGCGGGTGCGCCGCGCTTCGACACCCTTGCGAATCCAGATTTCTTCTTGCGCCAGCAGCCGGTCGGCCTTGGCGCTGATGACCGCTTCTTGCGCCAGCTGCTCCTCTTTGAGAATCTGGTAGCGGGCGTAATTGCCCTCATACGAGCGCAGAATGCCCCGGTCCAGCTCAATGATGCGGGTCGCGACCCGGTCCAGAAAACTCCGGTCATGGGTGATGGCGACGACGCTGCCCTTGAAGCCGATCAGCAGGTCTTCCAGCCATTCGATCGAGTCCAGATCGAGGTGATTGGTGGGTTCATCGAGCAGCAGCACGTCCGGTTGCGCTACCAGGGCCTGCGCCAGCGCGACCCGTTTCTTGGTGCCGCCCGAGAGTGTGCCGACGATGTCGTTTTCGTTCAGATGCAGGCGGTGCAGCGTTTCGGTGACGCGCTGCTCCCAGTTCCAGCCGCCTTGCGCTTCAATCTGGCTTTGCAGGGCATCGAGATCGCCAACCCCCTCGCAATATTGATCAATCAGGGCGATAACCCCCGCGATACCTGCACTAGCAGCTACAAAAACAGTAGCATCCTGATCGAGCTGCGGCTCCTGCGCCACATACGCCAGGCGCAGGTTTTGCTGCAACTGCAGGACGCCGTCGTCGGCCTTTTCGAGCCCGGCCAGGATTTTCAAAAATGATGTTTTGCCCGTGCCGTTGCGCCCGATCAGGCCGACGCGTTCGCCCGTCTCCAGGGCAAAGTCGGTGTGATCGAGCAGGGGAACATGGCCGAAAGCCAGCTGCGCGTTGAGAAAGGTAATTAATGCCATAGGGGGAGGATTATCCTGCCCCCTGAATAACCTGGCTTAAACGTCTTTTGGCGGGCGCGCAAACTTG contains these protein-coding regions:
- a CDS encoding ATP-binding cassette domain-containing protein, which translates into the protein MALITFLNAQLAFGHVPLLDHTDFALETGERVGLIGRNGTGKTSFLKILAGLEKADDGVLQLQQNLRLAYVAQEPQLDQDATVFVAASAGIAGVIALIDQYCEGVGDLDALQSQIEAQGGWNWEQRVTETLHRLHLNENDIVGTLSGGTKKRVALAQALVAQPDVLLLDEPTNHLDLDSIEWLEDLLIGFKGSVVAITHDRSFLDRVATRIIELDRGILRSYEGNYARYQILKEEQLAQEAVISAKADRLLAQEEIWIRKGVEARRTRSESRIVRLENLRASRKAHREAVGKVKMDVASGGLSGKLVAELTQASLSFGDKVIIKDFSATILRGDKIGLLGPNGAGKTTLLKLILGELVPDSGKIRQGTNLQVAYFDQMRNALDLDATLVDFISPGSEWIEIGNQRKHVKSYLGDFLFSPARANSPVRSLSGGERNRLLLARLFARPANVLVLDEPTNDLDIETLELLEELLQNYAGTVFLVSHDRTFLDNVVTSTIAFEGDGLWREYEGGVQDWLLQSKRSKEIQNATISIAVNAQQTGARGQKNTKSSDNTKTVTAQKLSNKAQREVDTLQARIDVLEQEQAALRATLTDANLYAKDPARATELYARDAAIDAELLAALTRWEELSAI